The sequence AAGATTGAGGATGAGGATCTGACAGTTGAGAAGTTTAATAATATTCTTGAAGCATTCAGTACCGGACAGGAGGCTGAAGCCACCGAAATCGAGATGGAATCATTTAATAATGCAATGGACGCCATCCAGGATATTCAGCTTGAGTATGAGGAGATAATCGGCGAGGCGATTACTGATGAAGGAATAACTCCCGCGAAATACGAGGAGATACTTATGAACTATCAGCAGGATCCTGAGCTCCAGATGAGGGTCAATGTGCTGATGGAAGAAATGGATGAAGAGGAGTAATCTTCAGAAAGGATATCCTATTGCAAGGTTCAGGATTATGTTATCCCTTCTCCATTGTGGATCCAGTGGATCCGGTCTCCGGAAATAACCTGCATGGTCATTTTGCCCGGGGATCGCAAGCGGGAAGGCTACATCAAGCCTCAGGAGGAAGAAGGTGAAATCAAGCCTGATACCTGCCCCGGTTCCGAGCGCTATCTGACGCAGGAACTGTGATGGAATGAATGCCCCCCCGGGGGCATTTTCCTTTTCCCTGATATTCCAGATGTTACCTGCATCTGCAAACAGTGCAGCCTTGAATATGTTGCCAAGGTCAATCCGGTACTCCAGGTTCATTTCAAACTTGAGTTCGCCCGACTGGTAAATGTTGAGCGTTGATACCAGTGTGTCGGGCGGTGAATAGGAACCGGGACCAACTGAGCGCGGATGGAAAGCCCTTATGCTGTTGCTCCCTCCAATAGTGAAAACCTTTGTATAGGGCAGAGAGGATGAGTTGCCGTAAGGGATCCCGGCACCGGCAATAAGCCTGGCTGCGATCCTGTTGCCGTTTTTAGTTCCAATGTAATGGCGCACGTCGATGTCAGTCTTGAAGTATTGCGCAAACCCCTGGTTGAAGAAAGTGTACTCGCCGGCAGCTCCTTCCCCTGCAAATCCGCCGTATCTTCCGGCCAGCCATGCCATGTTACCTGACATGTCGGCGTTTATATTGAAATACCACAGGTTGCGGTCATCGCCTGTTACCAGAGTATTGTAGAAGAATGAGTATTCAGATCCAAGCAGGAACTGTTCAAACATCCCCCTGCGCAGCAGTGCCTCATCAGAAAAGATCTGCCTGTACTCATCTGAGATCCTGCCCAGTCCGAACACATTGAATACAAAGGGGTTGAACCTATGTTGAACATGCTGCGCAGGGTTCCAGTGGTATCCGAACTGCGATTTAAACGATGAGAGGCTGAATGCATCGGTCCGGTCAAGGTAACTGAATGCAAGTGACATCCTTGTCCTGGGCATATACCCGTGAGATACTGCACTATGCCTGAACGGGATCAGAAGTCCGGGTATTCCTATTTCCGATGTGAGGCCGGCTTCAATGCTGTTTACCCCTTTCTGGCCGATAAGTGTCTCGAAGGCGCCGTCAAGTCCGATACTGAAATTTTCAGCTCCCCCCAGCAGGTTCCTGTTGCTGAACGATGCCGTAAAACCCGGACCGGCAAAATTATTCGATTTGGATACTCCGCTGAGTTCGGCGCTGATGTTCTTTTTCTCCATAGGGGTCAGAATGATCCTGACATCAAGCAGGTTTTCATTGCCGCCATTTCCGGAATTACTGGGGTGCCGGTTAACTCCCACTCCGTTTTCGGGATTGCTGGCGGATTGGTTTTCTGACTCTAAGTCTCCGGCAGAAGCCGGTGGGGGGGGCTGGAGAGCATTTCCGGAAGGCCTTCTCTCAAACCGGATGTTGACAAACTTAAATACCCCCAGCCCCATCAGGTGGCTTATGGTGAGTAAGTGATCACTGCTGTTGTAGACCTGCCCCTGCTCAAGGAACAGCGAATTGAGCAGCACACGTTCACTCACGGGGAGCTCTTCAAGGGCTGCTGACACACCATTTTCAATTACCGTGAACCTGTTCCCCGCAGTGGCGCTGCCGTCAAGGCCGGAACTTCCTTGTGAGGCGTTACCGGTTCCGGACCTGCTTCCTTGCGAGACTCCGGCGGTCGGCGCAATACCTTCCTGCATGATCATGATATTGCCTATGCGGTAACTCCGCAGGGCGTACGATGGCACATCAGTTTTAACGGCAAGGTGCAGGTCTACCTCCCTGTTGCCTGCAGTGCTGTCGGCCCTGAAAATGATGTGGTCGGCATTGAAGTAGAAAAACCCCTCCTCCTTGAGCTGCCTTTCTATTCGCGACCTCTCGCTCTTAAGCCGGGCCAGGCTGTAAATGTCGCCGCTCCGGAGTTCTGTGTTTTCCATGGCGCGTACAACAGCCTGGCCGGCTTCAGTTGCCGTGCCGGGCAGGATGATCCTGCCGATCCGGTATGGGGCGCTGATGTTTACGTGGTAATTGATCCTGGTCTGTTTTTTCTTTTCGGCAAGGCTGTATGTAACATCAGTATCAAAATGTCCCATGTTGAAAAGCCGGTTCTGCATAAGTCTGGTCGTGCGTTCAGGATTGACATCCTCAATCAGGACAGGCGGCCTTCCAATTCTCGTTTTTATCCAGTTACCAATTCCTCTCTCCCTGGTGGTTCCGGTTATATGATACACCCAGAGCCTTGGCCTCATGAAAAGGATACTGCTGTTTGGTCGTGGTGAGAGTACCGACTCCAGCTCCCTCTCCATTTCATTGAGGTTTTCTGCCTGTTCTCCGGGCTCAATATATATCCTGCTTCCGGAATAGAGGCTCTGGTCGTCACCAAGATGCCTGGTACCCGTACACGATGCAACCGCAAAAACCGCCACAGCGATGAGAAAGGGGCAGAGGAAGGCACCCGCATACCCTCCGCAATCTATGCTGTTCAATAATAGCTTTTTTCCGTGTCTTTTCTGCCTGACCATATTTTTTTCAAATTACTGCTCCTTGCCGGGAAGATAATCCTGATCCTGTTTGTCGCGTTCACCAGGATACTGAGGACTTGTGCTACCCTGTCCTCCCCGGATGCCCTCTTCTTCTCCGTTTTCATGGACCGGCTGGTAATATTCCTCCTCCCGCCGCCTGAAAATTTCCATTAGGTTGTTGTAACTGCGCGAAAAAATCAATGAAATACCTGTCCTGGTAAGATCAGGTTCTACAAGGTCACCGTAGTCGCGTGTGCGGAATCCCCGTACAAGAAGGTTTCCCCCGGGAGTCAGCAGATATTCCAGGGAGAAGTCCCCCGCTATATCACCGGCACCGGTTCTTCTTCTCATTTCATCTTCCAGTTCGATATTGCCGCCGACTGTTATCCTGAACCTTTCATCGAAAAAATTTCGTGAGACCTCCATCTGCAATTCTGTTCGTCCCGTACCGTCGCCATCGGCAAAATCTTCGTATGATTCCATTTCAAAACTTATGTCCACTCCTCTTATAAACCTGTCAGACATTCTGTTAAGCTGCTGTGACAGCATCTGGCTCACCGACGATCTGGCTGTAGACGTTATACCACCGCCTGTTCCTGCAGCTGCCAGGGGGTTCTCATGGATGAAACCTCCCAGCAGCAGTAATGCGAAAACCTGTTTGTTCAGCTCCGATTCATTCCTGTTGATCTCATTGATCCGTGCCATCAGGGCCCCGTCCATTGCCCGCCTGTGCTCGGGAGGCATGTCAAGCTCAAAACTTATATTGGGGTTCATCAGGTTGCCTGTCATGCCAAGGTATACCTGGAAGGGGTACTGTTGCCTCAGGCTGGCCGCATTAGCCTGGTCGGCCGGAATATGGGATCTCATAAGTTCCCTGGCGCCTGTCCTGACATTATAAATTGCAGTTATGTCCAGATCGGCCCCGAGAGGGTCTCCTGTCCACACAATGCTGCTTCCGGGCCTGATCCTGAAATTTCTCCTTATGACGTCATAGAAGGTCAGCAGGTATTCTCCCTCGTTTATTTCATATCTGCCGGCAAGGCTGACCGCTCCCCCCTGGTCTATTCCGAAGCTCAGCACTCCGCCACCCCTGAGCACAAGATTGTCGCCTGCCAAATCATCAATAACGACCCTGATCTCTGCCTGCCTGTCAAGCTCAATATTGAGGCTCACCTCGGTCCGCTCCAGCGAGGATGTGATCTCACCGGTTTCAGCCATGCCGGCTGCAAGGGTTAAAAAATCGTTTCCTGCTCCCGGCGTCATGAATTCAACCACGCCCTCGTCACCTATCGCTTCAGGTGCAGTGCGGGGCACGATGAATGTAAATGCTGATCCCTCGTTGAACTTTATTCTGCCTTCAACCGAAGGGTTGTGGTGGGATCCCCTGAGGCGCAGGTCACTGTCTACCAGCAGGCGCCCGTGGTAATGGTCGTTATGCTTTCCCTCCAGGTTCATTAACAAAAAGTTGCGTGTGCCCAGGTCGAGACTGAAAAGGATGTTGCCGGGATCGGAGTAATTGACCGTACCGTTTACTGAGGCGCTTCTGCCCAGGGAATCGTGCAGGGTTAAGTTGTTAAGCCTGATATAGTGCCTGTCGAAGCTGATTATCTCATTCCGTGCAAAATATCCGGTATTGAGTTCAGGAACCCTGAAAGCAGCATCTGTCAGTTGTATGCTCCCGGTGAACAACGGAGCGCCGGCTGACCCCGTCATATGCATTTTGCCTTCTGCAAGTCCTGTTATGTGGGTCAGACCTCCTGCAGTAAATGGTTCTGCAACTGAAAGATCTAGCCTGTCAAGAAAGATGCTGATGTCAAGCGGCATCTCGTCATTCTGGTTATAGGCGCCGTGCACTCTAAGCAGTCCGCCCCGGTGGTTCATGGAGGCGTTCACATGATACAGTCCCGGAATCTCGTTCTCCAGCAGGATGCTTATGCGATCGATCATCTCGTTTCCGGCGACAAGTTCCCTGATGTCGACTGAAGATGTCAGAGCCGTTTCACCGAAAATATTCCTGGCCGTTGCAGTGGCATTCATGGTTCCGGCTGTGACAGGCAGCAGGTTGCCTGTAAGATTGGAGAGAGCTTCCAGTTCTGCTCCCGAAAGGGTTATGAGCAGGTCGGTCTCATCAGACGGCCTGATGCGGGTAGCAGCAGAAAAGGATGTTTCGCCGTGAGCAAGGTTGAAATTGCTAACCGACAGCTGCTGCCTGCCTGCGACGATTCTGTTAAGCGGATCAATACTCCAGGGTGTGCCGGCCAGTATGAGTTTGTCGTGTCCGAAAGCCACCCTGAACAGGCCTTCGTATGTTTCAGCTGAGACAGTTGTATAGAACAGTTCATTTCCTGCAGGCTCTGTTACTGACAGTACCATGTCAAGCATGTCATCTGAGAGAGTGCCTGAGGTCTCCAGTTTTCCCAGGTCCGCTCCGCCGATTCCCAAGTGCCCTGCTTCAAACCTGAAATCCATCTTCCCGGCGTCGGAAACCAGCCTCCCACTGAAGTCATGAAACTCAGCTCCCCCATAGCTCAGCTCTTTCATGCCGGCCTGCAGTCCGATCTCCCGGGTCTTCCCGTCGTAGGAAACTGACAGTGAAAGTGTATCATAACTCTCAATCGCAGGAAGCAGGAAAAGATTGACTATCTGTTCGGGGAAAAGATTTGCGTTGAGCTGAAATGATGCGTCATCAGGCATGTCATGCGGCAAAACCGGCGCGGGTACAGTGAAATAATCAGACAGGTGCCCTGCCAGGATGGAGGGTATTCCCGCAGGGGTTACATTACCGTGGTAACGGGCCTCCAGGAAGTCAGATTCTATTTCTACGAAATAGTCAAGGCTGTCGGATACCGACCGGACTGTTATTTCGGGAATTGTATATATATCTTCTCCCATCGCCAGCCGGGTTGCCGACAACTTCACCAGTCCGCTGAAAAAGCCTGCCGGGCGCAGAACCAGATCAGCTTCAAGTCCGGTACTTATAAGCAGTTCATCTTCAACCAGTCCGAGCCGCCCCAAATCGGCATACTCAATTGCCAGCGTGCCTCCGGCAGATGGCACTGATGTAAACAGCCCGGCCGAAGCCTCGATCCCGGCATTCAGGTAATCGTCGCTGTACCTGGTTTTAAGGTATGCTACAGAATCTTCAAGCGCAAGGTCTATCAATATGTCATTATAGTCATAATCAGCAATGCTAAGTCCGCTCACCTTCATGGTGGCCGTAGCCGAAGCAAGTGCAGGATCGGTGCCCCTGCCAGTGATATCAATTGACACTGAGGGCATGCTGGTGAACAGCTCCATTCCGGTAACCCTGCCTGCATCGAGCCGGCTGCTGTAAATTGTGGCGCTGTAACTTTTTTCTCCTTCCTCGTCACCATAAGACAATGAAGCATTCAGAGAGCCGAAATCGCTTTCTACATGAGCTCCGGCTGTGAATCCGGAAGCAGATCCCGTGAAGGTACCTTCTGCGCGTATTTGCGACGGCAGCATGAAGCCCGGCATGCCGGCTGTATCGGGGATCAGTTCCGTACCTGCCAGCAGTTCGTATAGTCTGTCAGGCCCCGCATGCAATTCCAGCCTTCCTGTATCAATGAACATCTCACCCTGGCCGGCAATATTGGCAACGGAGCCGTTCAGTGCTAAGCCCAGGATGTCACCCACACCAACAGAAAAGTTATCTGCAGCGAACAGGGAAGGGGTTCCCGATATGCTTCCGCTGAACCGCACTTCTTCTTCGGCCAGGGAGCGCACATAGCCGGGAAGAGTCCCGGCGTAAAAGAACAGGAGGTCAGGACCGGCCAGACCCTCTTCCAGGACCAGCGAGAACTCCTTATCCCATATTTCATCTGTTTTAAAATCAAGCACTGCCAGGTTTGTGCTTAACCTGATCCCGGCAGAGCTGTAAGTGGTGGCCAGATCAAGCAGAGCCGATGCTCCGCTTTTGCCGGCTGAGGCATGCAGCACCATTTTCCTGACACTGAAGGTGTCGGATATGCCAGCGCCGAGGTTATCAATGTCAAGGTTGAGGCTGTCGGGAGCAATATAAATATTACCGGCGCTCAGGTCAAGTTTCCCAAGAGAGAAGTTCCCGGGATCGAATTTGCCGGATGAGCCTCCGTACCCGGTCTGCAGTCCGAAACCGGCATTCTCGACAGCCAGGCTGCTTACAGACACAATCCATTCCGTTACCCCTGCAAAACTGAAACCTGCCTGCTCCGCCGCCTTCGCTGCCGGGGAGCCGGGTTTGCCGTCACCGGTCTCGCCTTCTCCGGGTGTGCCGTCACCGGTTTCACCGTCACCGGTCTCACCGTCACCGGTCTCACCGTCACCGGGTTTATCTTCGCCGGGTAGAAATATGTCAGCTTTCATGTTCCTGGAAATGACCGAACGCAGGGATATGGTTCTCCCGGCCAGATCGGTTATCACGGGATCAATATCGAGCGCGCCCGATTCGAAAACGGCCGATGAGCCGTCATACCCCGAGTAGCTGAAAATAAAATCTCTTACTGTGAGAGGCCCGGGCCGTATTTCGGGCAGGACCTGATCTTCGGCAGGCTGCGACGGCGTTGTTGTCCTGCCAGTTTGCAGTAAGGTTACCCGGCCCCCGTCGATCAGGGTGTGGCCGGTACGGTACCTGCCGCCGAGCAGGTCGGACCCCCTGAGGGTGGTGCTGAAATGGTCAAGCCTGGCATCCAGGTCAGTGCCGTTGGGCTGGTCAACGAAACGGACTGCTATGTTGTTGAGGGAGACATTATTGAGGATCAGGTGTAGTCCGCCATATGCTTCCGGTTCCGGAGCTTCTCCGCCATATGCTTCCGGTTCCGGAGTTTCCTTGGCAGTCATATGATCCCTGCCTGCGGTTGCTCCCGGTCCACTCTCCTCTGCGGCCGGTGTGGTATTGATGCTACTGCCGGAGTTTGCTCCCGGCCCCAAAGCTTCGCCGTCCGGCGCGGCATTGTTTCCGCTGCCTGAACCAAATCTTGCTGCAAGGACCTGCCAGTTAAAAATGGTGTCGGGATCGCAGCGCGTTATGTTTGCCGTCAGATCATCAATTCTTAATGATCCTATGTACAGGCGGTTGCGAAGCAGGGCCGGCAGCCTTATGTTCGCACGGATACTCCCGGCGCTCAGCAGGGTGTCACCCCTTGCATCTTCAATGAAGATACCCTGCAGCGATACCTGTCCGGGAAACCTTACCGCTATGCGGTCCAGGCTGATGGCCGTGCCTGTTCTTGAGCTTATCCGGTCAGTTACAAATCCCCCGACCATTGTCTGTACCGCCGGAAACTGCAGGGAAATCGTGATCAGGACGAAAAGCAGGAGAAAGGAAATGATGATACGCAATATGATCCGTATCACTGTTCCTGTGTATTTTACAAGCTTGCCGGGTGACATTTACTCGATTTGATTCTATGTTACCGTAAAGATAACATGTTCACGATGCAGTTATTGCAATAATATACTTTTTAGAAATATTTTTTAACTTGCATGCTTGTAATTGCCGCGGTTTCTTGCCGCCGGTGTTAACTGAACCGAACTTAAAAATACAGATATCATGACAGGAAAAATTGTTTTATTTGCAATTATTGTGCTCGTTGCCGCAGGATGCGGCCCACGAAACGGGCAGCAGGAGAGTGCAACTGATGATATGGTTGACAGGATCGAAGCTCTTGAATCGGCCCTGACTGAAACGGAAAGGGCATTTCTTGACAATCTGGCAAGCCTTTGTGGCAAGTCCTTCCGCGGCGGGGAGGTTTATATGGCGCCCGGAAGGGACAGCTGGGCTCACATGGATTTTGTTATGCATGTTACTGTATGCGAGGATGACAGAGTCTATATCCCTTTCCATCTCGACGAGGACAGGTCCCGCACCTGGATGTTCCTGGTCGAGGAGAGGGGACTCCGGTTCAGGCATGACCATCGCCACGAAGACGGAACTCCGGAGGATCTTACTATGTATGGAGGATATGCCGACGGGAAAGGAACAGAGTTCATGCAGAATTTTCCGGCTGACGAGTATACCGTAGAGCTGCTTGAGGATGTTTTTAACCGTGAATGGCAGATCATACTGGCGGAGGATATGAGCACTATGACCTATCAGCTCAGCTACCACGGTGAACCGGTCTTTACCGCCGAATTTGATCTTACAAATCCCATCTGACATATTATGGAACATTACAGGATTGGTTTTCTTGGTGCCGGGGGAATTGCAAAATCACATGTCTTCGCGCTCAATTCACTTAAATTTTTCTATCCCTCCCCTCCTGACTTTTCCCTTGCAGCCGTTGCTTCTGCACGGAAAGAGAGCCGTTCGGTATTTGCAGGTGAATACGGATTTGAGAAAGATGTTACGGCTGAGGAGTTTTTTAATCTCAGGGATATAGATACGGTTTTCATTCTCGGGCCCAACAACGTCCATTGCGCGCACCTGGAGGCTGCACTGGCGATGGACGGCGTCAGGCAGGTGTACCTGGAAAAGCCTGTATGTTCCAATATTGATGAGGAGCGCAGGCTGAACGATATAGCCGGCAGGGGTAACCACGGCAAGAAAGTGCAGGTGGGCTTCCAGTTCCTTCTGGGGGCGGCTGTTCGTGAGGCTCTGATTTTCATGAAAGAAAAGGATTTCGGGAAGCCGGTTCATTTCAGCTTTACCCTGAAACATAGTGACTACCTGAACAAATCTTACAGGGACAAACGGCGCACACGGCTGACCCCTGCTCCTGACGGAGGTGCCATGGCCGACCTGGGGTCGCATGCCATAAGCCTGATGGTCGCTTTCCTGGGTAGCGGGGTGAAGATAGTCTCTGCACTGCAGTCCGGTTCCTACCCCGATGTGCCGGCGGGGTCAGACCTTTATTCAGAGATAGCCCTCTTTGACCCGAAGACGGGGGCAGTGGGCAATGTTTCAGGCAGCCGTGTCAGCTCGGGAATTGGCGATATGCTTGCCTTCGAGATCCATTTCGAGAAAGGTGCCCTCCGCTACAGTTCTTATTACCCCGACAGGTTTGAGTATTTCCTGGAGGAGGTGGGGGACTGGTCAGTCAGGTTCACCGGGAGCAATTTCCGGCCCGTGACAAGCTTTCCTTCGGGACATGTGCCTGCGGGCTGGCTGAGGGCTCTCATCCATGCCCATTATGTTTTCCTTACGGGGAAGGATACGCTGGCTTACGTGCCCGGACTGGATCATGGAGTGGAGGTGCAGAGGCTTGTGAGGGAG comes from Marinilabiliales bacterium and encodes:
- a CDS encoding DUF4168 domain-containing protein; its protein translation is MLFTKSGRTAMIFTLFATLFVFLSFNQAAAQQLPQQQMQQPAEYSDDELLVFINAALVVMPLQQESQVKMVGKIEDEDLTVEKFNNILEAFSTGQEAEATEIEMESFNNAMDAIQDIQLEYEEIIGEAITDEGITPAKYEEILMNYQQDPELQMRVNVLMEEMDEEE
- a CDS encoding translocation/assembly module TamB; its protein translation is MSPGKLVKYTGTVIRIILRIIISFLLLFVLITISLQFPAVQTMVGGFVTDRISSRTGTAISLDRIAVRFPGQVSLQGIFIEDARGDTLLSAGSIRANIRLPALLRNRLYIGSLRIDDLTANITRCDPDTIFNWQVLAARFGSGSGNNAAPDGEALGPGANSGSSINTTPAAEESGPGATAGRDHMTAKETPEPEAYGGEAPEPEAYGGLHLILNNVSLNNIAVRFVDQPNGTDLDARLDHFSTTLRGSDLLGGRYRTGHTLIDGGRVTLLQTGRTTTPSQPAEDQVLPEIRPGPLTVRDFIFSYSGYDGSSAVFESGALDIDPVITDLAGRTISLRSVISRNMKADIFLPGEDKPGDGETGDGETGDGETGDGTPGEGETGDGKPGSPAAKAAEQAGFSFAGVTEWIVSVSSLAVENAGFGLQTGYGGSSGKFDPGNFSLGKLDLSAGNIYIAPDSLNLDIDNLGAGISDTFSVRKMVLHASAGKSGASALLDLATTYSSAGIRLSTNLAVLDFKTDEIWDKEFSLVLEEGLAGPDLLFFYAGTLPGYVRSLAEEEVRFSGSISGTPSLFAADNFSVGVGDILGLALNGSVANIAGQGEMFIDTGRLELHAGPDRLYELLAGTELIPDTAGMPGFMLPSQIRAEGTFTGSASGFTAGAHVESDFGSLNASLSYGDEEGEKSYSATIYSSRLDAGRVTGMELFTSMPSVSIDITGRGTDPALASATATMKVSGLSIADYDYNDILIDLALEDSVAYLKTRYSDDYLNAGIEASAGLFTSVPSAGGTLAIEYADLGRLGLVEDELLISTGLEADLVLRPAGFFSGLVKLSATRLAMGEDIYTIPEITVRSVSDSLDYFVEIESDFLEARYHGNVTPAGIPSILAGHLSDYFTVPAPVLPHDMPDDASFQLNANLFPEQIVNLFLLPAIESYDTLSLSVSYDGKTREIGLQAGMKELSYGGAEFHDFSGRLVSDAGKMDFRFEAGHLGIGGADLGKLETSGTLSDDMLDMVLSVTEPAGNELFYTTVSAETYEGLFRVAFGHDKLILAGTPWSIDPLNRIVAGRQQLSVSNFNLAHGETSFSAATRIRPSDETDLLITLSGAELEALSNLTGNLLPVTAGTMNATATARNIFGETALTSSVDIRELVAGNEMIDRISILLENEIPGLYHVNASMNHRGGLLRVHGAYNQNDEMPLDISIFLDRLDLSVAEPFTAGGLTHITGLAEGKMHMTGSAGAPLFTGSIQLTDAAFRVPELNTGYFARNEIISFDRHYIRLNNLTLHDSLGRSASVNGTVNYSDPGNILFSLDLGTRNFLLMNLEGKHNDHYHGRLLVDSDLRLRGSHHNPSVEGRIKFNEGSAFTFIVPRTAPEAIGDEGVVEFMTPGAGNDFLTLAAGMAETGEITSSLERTEVSLNIELDRQAEIRVVIDDLAGDNLVLRGGGVLSFGIDQGGAVSLAGRYEINEGEYLLTFYDVIRRNFRIRPGSSIVWTGDPLGADLDITAIYNVRTGARELMRSHIPADQANAASLRQQYPFQVYLGMTGNLMNPNISFELDMPPEHRRAMDGALMARINEINRNESELNKQVFALLLLGGFIHENPLAAAGTGGGITSTARSSVSQMLSQQLNRMSDRFIRGVDISFEMESYEDFADGDGTGRTELQMEVSRNFFDERFRITVGGNIELEDEMRRRTGAGDIAGDFSLEYLLTPGGNLLVRGFRTRDYGDLVEPDLTRTGISLIFSRSYNNLMEIFRRREEEYYQPVHENGEEEGIRGGQGSTSPQYPGERDKQDQDYLPGKEQ
- a CDS encoding gfo/Idh/MocA family oxidoreductase, translated to MEHYRIGFLGAGGIAKSHVFALNSLKFFYPSPPDFSLAAVASARKESRSVFAGEYGFEKDVTAEEFFNLRDIDTVFILGPNNVHCAHLEAALAMDGVRQVYLEKPVCSNIDEERRLNDIAGRGNHGKKVQVGFQFLLGAAVREALIFMKEKDFGKPVHFSFTLKHSDYLNKSYRDKRRTRLTPAPDGGAMADLGSHAISLMVAFLGSGVKIVSALQSGSYPDVPAGSDLYSEIALFDPKTGAVGNVSGSRVSSGIGDMLAFEIHFEKGALRYSSYYPDRFEYFLEEVGDWSVRFTGSNFRPVTSFPSGHVPAGWLRALIHAHYVFLTGKDTLAYVPGLDHGVEVQRLVRETAEQMAVFRKGAGI